A DNA window from Microcystis aeruginosa NIES-843 contains the following coding sequences:
- the glnA gene encoding type I glutamate--ammonia ligase, with the protein MPETPQEVLKMIQDNNIKIIDLKFIDMPGIWQHCSFYYDQIDESSFSDGVAFDGSSIRGWKAINESDMAMVPDPTTAWIDPFYKEPTLSMICSIKEPRTGEWYSRDPRSIAQKAIDYLSTTGLGDTVYFGPEAEFFLFDSARFDQTANSGYYYMDSVEGRWNSGKDEKDGNLAYKPAYKQGYFPVSPTDTSQDIRTEMLLTMADCGVPIEKHHHEVATGGQNELGIKFSTLVRAADYLMTYKYCIKNVAKKYGKTVTFMPKPIFGDNGSGMHVHQSIWKDGQPLFAGDKYAGLSQMALHYIGGLLRHAPALLALTNPTTNSYKRLVPGFEAPVNLAYSQGNRSASIRIPLSGSNPKAKRLEFRCPDATSNPYLAFAAMLCAGIDGIKNQIEPGEPLDVDIYELSPEELSKIPSTPGSLEAALESLEKDHAFLTDSGVFTEDFIHNWITYKLDNEVNPMRLRPHPYEFSLYYDV; encoded by the coding sequence ATGCCCGAAACGCCACAAGAAGTCTTGAAAATGATTCAGGACAACAATATTAAGATTATCGACCTGAAATTTATTGATATGCCAGGTATCTGGCAACATTGCTCGTTCTACTACGATCAAATCGATGAAAGCTCTTTCAGCGATGGTGTTGCCTTCGATGGTTCCAGTATTCGCGGTTGGAAAGCAATTAACGAATCCGATATGGCCATGGTTCCCGATCCCACCACTGCTTGGATCGATCCCTTCTACAAGGAACCTACCCTAAGCATGATCTGTAGCATCAAAGAACCGAGAACCGGTGAATGGTATAGCCGCGATCCTCGCTCTATTGCTCAGAAAGCGATCGATTATCTTAGCACTACCGGTTTAGGTGATACCGTATATTTTGGACCGGAAGCGGAATTTTTCCTCTTTGATAGCGCTCGTTTCGACCAAACCGCCAACTCGGGCTATTACTACATGGATAGTGTCGAAGGTCGTTGGAATAGCGGTAAAGACGAAAAAGACGGAAATCTTGCCTATAAACCCGCCTACAAACAGGGTTATTTTCCCGTTAGTCCCACCGATACCTCTCAAGACATTCGCACGGAAATGCTCTTAACCATGGCCGACTGCGGAGTTCCCATCGAAAAACATCACCATGAAGTCGCTACTGGTGGTCAAAACGAGTTAGGGATTAAATTCTCTACCCTAGTACGGGCTGCCGACTACTTGATGACCTATAAATACTGCATCAAGAACGTGGCCAAGAAATACGGTAAAACCGTCACCTTTATGCCTAAACCCATCTTTGGTGATAATGGTTCCGGGATGCACGTTCACCAGTCTATCTGGAAAGATGGTCAACCCCTGTTCGCTGGGGATAAATACGCCGGACTTAGCCAAATGGCACTGCACTACATCGGTGGTTTGCTTAGACACGCTCCCGCACTCTTAGCTTTAACTAACCCCACCACCAACTCTTACAAGCGTCTCGTCCCCGGTTTTGAGGCCCCTGTAAACCTGGCTTACTCCCAAGGTAATCGCTCCGCTTCGATTCGGATTCCTTTATCGGGAAGCAACCCGAAAGCCAAACGTTTAGAATTCCGCTGTCCTGACGCGACTTCTAACCCCTACCTCGCTTTTGCAGCTATGCTCTGTGCCGGTATCGATGGGATTAAAAATCAAATTGAACCGGGGGAACCTCTCGATGTGGATATCTACGAACTCAGTCCCGAAGAATTGTCAAAAATACCCTCTACCCCCGGTTCTTTAGAAGCAGCTCTGGAAAGTCTCGAAAAAGATCACGCTTTCTTGACCGATTCTGGTGTCTTTACCGAAGACTTTATCCACAACTGGATCACCTACAAGCTCGATAACGAAGTTAACCCGATGCGCTTACGTCCTCACCCCTACGAGTTCTCTCTCTACTACGATGTCTAA